The following proteins come from a genomic window of Nicotiana tomentosiformis chromosome 12, ASM39032v3, whole genome shotgun sequence:
- the LOC138903335 gene encoding uncharacterized protein, with protein MARQKGEQFCSDSRLINASASLEFFVYLTEMMNENGNQVVPMVTANASTSRTTLALAPAPADKPEKFSGIDFKWWKQKMFFYLTILSLQKFIKEDVLVLPDETPDNERFLVTEAWKHSDFRCKNYILSGLEDDMYNVYSNVETSKEPWIALEKKYKTEDVGLKKFVATKFLDYKMVDNKSVITQVQKLQVIIHDLLTEASMIEKLPPLWKDFKNYLKHKRKEMLLEDLIVRGLEDDMYNVYSNVETSKEPWIALEKKYKTEDVGLKKFVAAKFLDYKMVDNKSVITQVQKLIFIEGLVINEAFQVASMIEKLPPLWKDFKNY; from the exons ATGGCACGGCAGAAAGGAGAACAGTTCTGCAGTGATTCAAGACTTATAAATGCGTCTGCATCTCTTGAATTCTTTGTTTATTTGACAG AAATGATGAATGAGAACGGAAACCAGGTTGTTCCTATGGTGACTGCcaatgcatcgacaagccgaacaactCTGGCATTGGCACCGGCACCGGCAGATAAGCCCGAAAAATTTTCTGGGATTGATTTCAAGTGGTGGAAGCAGAAGATGTTCTTTTATTTGACGATTTtaagtctacagaagttcattaaGGAAGATGTTCTTGTTCTGCCCGACGAAACTCCAGacaatgaacgctttctcgtgactgaggcatggaagcattctgattttcggtgcaagaattacattcttagcggactggaggaCGATATGTATAACGTCTATAGTaatgtggagacgtcaaaagaaccGTGGattgcgcttgaaaagaaatacaaAACTGAGGATGTCGGTTTGAAGAAATTTGTTGCCactaaatttttggactacaaaatggtagataacaagtctgttattacccaagttcagaaattgcaagtgattattcacgatctccttactgaag CATcgatgattgagaagttgcctcctttgtggaaggacttcaaaaattacttGAAACACAAACGCAAGGAGATGTtgcttgaagatctcattgttcg cggactggaggaCGATATGTATAACGTCTATAGTaatgtggagacgtcaaaagaaccGTGGattgcgcttgaaaagaaatacaaAACTGAGGATGTCGGTTTGAAGAAATTTGTTGCTgctaaatttttggactacaaaatggtagataacaagtctgttattacccaagttcaGAAATT aattttcattgaaggtcttgtcattaatgaagcattccaagtagcatcgatgattgagaagttgcctcctttgtggaaggacttcaaaaattactaG
- the LOC104115300 gene encoding small ribosomal subunit protein RACK1 — translation MSQESLVLRGTMRAHTDWVTAIATPVDNSDMIVTSSRDKSIIVWSITKDGPQYGVPRRRLTGHGHFVQDVVLSSDGMFALSGSWDGELRLWDLQAGTTARRFVGHTKDVLSVAFSVDNRQIVSASRDKSIRLWNTLGECKYTIQDGDSHSDWVSCVRFSPNNLQPTIVSGSWDRTVKIWNLTNCKLRATLAGHTGYVNTAAVSPDGSLCASGGKDGVILLWDLAEGKKLYSLESGSIIHSLCFSPNRYWLCAATESSIKIWDLESKSIVDDLKVDLKQESEMSSEGTASGKNKVIYCTSLSWSADGSTLFSGYTDGLIRVWGIGRY, via the exons ATGTCGCAAGAATCACTAGTACTCCGCGGCACAATGAGGGCCCACACTGACTGGGTCACAGCCATCGCCACCCCAGTTGACAACTCCGATATGATCGTCACATCCTCACGTGACAAATCCATCATCGTTTGGTCAATAACAAAAGACGGCCCACAATACGGCGTCCCCCGTCGACGTCTCACCGGCCATGGCCATTTCGTTCAAGACGTCGTCCTTTCATCCGACGGCATGTTCGCTCTTTCCGGATCTTGGGACGGTGAGCTCCGTTTGTGGGATCTTCAAGCTGGTACCACCGCCCGTCGTTTCGTCGGACACACTAAGGATGTTTTGTCCGTCGCATTTTCTGTTGACAACCGTCAGATCGTGTCAGCATCCCGTGATAAGAGCATCAGGCTTTGGAACACTTTGGGTGAGTGTAAGTACACGATTCAGGACGGAGATTCGCATTCTGATTGGGTCTCATGTGTTCGTTTCAGCCCGAATAATCTTCAGCCAACTATCGTATCTGGGTCGTGGGACAGGACTGTAAAAATATGGAACCTTACCAACTGTAAGCTCCGTGCTACGCTTGCTGGACACACTGGGTATGTGAATACTGCGGCTGTGTCTCCAGATGGTTCTTTGTGTGCTAGTGGAGGAAAGGATGGAGTGATTTTGTTGTGGGATTTGGCTGAAGGGAAGAAATTGTACTCGCTTGAGTCGGGTTCTATTATTCACTCGCTTTGTTTTAGCCCAAATAGGTACTGGTTGTGTGCTGCCACTGAGTCGAGTATTAAGATTTGGGATTTGGAGAGCAAGAGTATCGTGGATGATTTGAAAGTTGATCTGAAGCAAGAGAGTGAAATGTCTTCTGAGGGAACTGCTTCTGGCAAAAACAAG GTCATATACTGCACCAGTTTGAGCTGGAGTGCTGATGGAAGCACACTTTTCAGCGGATACACAGATGGCTTGATTAGAGTGTGGGGTATTGGCCGTTATTAG
- the LOC104115301 gene encoding peroxisome biogenesis protein 3-2-like, which yields MWEFWRRHKRKVYVTVGVLGSGYFLYKLYNAHRRKLSDLERELADQRRSEELIKSQVKSHFENIQRIADSTTLPHVMRCLSSQIEEELDLAHLTERLMKGKDLPNSLTAAEKLELWERLKILSFTRMVLSLWVTTLLSLYIRVQVNILGRHLYIDTARGIGSSGQLDEADLIDRNDQQRFLASADYLTTFGLPTLISSFEAATSEVLKGKQLKDFFNTTVLHDTIIQILNTFMSTASPHQWLGFFMPEDSKQNSVDVSFSTGSTDLSNASKFEQLMQETQAVLSSAEFCNIVEISLKAAVDVLMEDIRVLCGEANLTSGMPLAKLLPRIAHMDQILLEESNRNRYIQVIQDIPEVEIFFTLLYASSPSS from the exons ATGTG GGAATTTTGGAGAAGACATAAGAGGAAGGTATATGTTACAGTTGGAGTTTTGGGAAGCGGATACTTTTTGTATAAGTTGTATAATGCACACCGGCGAAAGCTTTCTGATCTTGAGAGAGAACTCGCCGACCAAAGGAGAAGCGAGGAACTCATTAAATCCCA GGTGAAGTCACATTTTGAAAATATTCAAAGGATAGCTGATTCAACGACGTTACCTCATGTAATGCGATGTTTAAGTAGTCAGATAGAAGAAGAATTGGACCTCGCACACTTGACAGAGAGGTTGATGAAAGGAAAAGATTTGCCAAATAGTCTAACAGCTGCAGAGAAGCTCGAGCTATGGGAGAGACTCAAAATTTTAA GTTTTACAAGAATGGTGTTGTCTCTCTGGGTGACAACACTGCTAAGCTTATATATTAGAGTTCAAGTCAACATATTAGGGAGACATCTCTATATAGACACAGCACGTGGCATTGGAAGTTCTGGCCAATTA GATGAAGCTGATCTGATTGACAGAAATGACCAGCAGCGTTTTCTGGCCAGTGCAGATTATTTAACTACTTTTGGCTTGCCTACCTTAATCTCTAGTTTTGAAGCAGCAACTTCTGAAGTTCTAAAAGG AAAACAGCTGAAGGATTTCTTCAACACTACTGTACTTCATGATAccattattcagatattgaacACCTTCATGAGCACGGCAAGTCCTCATCAGTGGCTGGGTTTTTTTATGCCAGAGGACTCTAAGCAAAATAGTGTTGATGTAAGTTTTAGCACTGGCAGCACAGATCTCTCCAATGCGTCAAAATTCGAACAACTTATGCAGGAGACACAAGCTGTGTTGTCAAG TGCTGAATTTTGCAATATTGTTGAAATATCGCTAAAAGCAGCAGTGGATGTACTGATGGAAGACATAAGGGTCTTATGCGGAGAGGCCAATTTAACATCAGGCATGCCATTAGCTAAACTACTACCGCGGATAGCCCATATGGATCAGATTCTACTTGAAGAATCCAACAGGAACAGGTATATTCAAGTCATCCAAGACATACCGGAAGTAGAAATATTCTTCACCCTGTTATATGCAAGCAGTCCTTCTTCATAG